Proteins found in one Nitrospirota bacterium genomic segment:
- a CDS encoding succinate dehydrogenase/fumarate reductase iron-sulfur subunit has protein sequence MAEQIKLTIYRYDPDKDTEYRQQSFTIPYQKDWSILDALNHIKAEVDGSLSYRWSCRMAICGSCGMMVNGTPRLTCSTYLSEFYPNEITLEPLANFPIVRDLVVDLTDFMEKLKSVKPWIIRENEKDDEDTSKEYLQTPSEMDKYYQQSLCINCTLCYAACPAYGLHPDFIGPAVIALTYRYNNDSRDQGILERRKVVAAESGVWKCPVVGDCTEVCPKHVDPSAAIQRTKVNSAVGWFFSRLQGKK, from the coding sequence ATGGCAGAACAAATTAAACTGACAATCTATCGCTACGATCCTGACAAGGACACTGAATACAGGCAGCAGAGCTTTACCATCCCGTATCAGAAAGACTGGAGCATCCTCGATGCCCTGAACCACATCAAGGCAGAGGTTGATGGTTCTCTTTCATACCGCTGGTCATGCCGTATGGCAATCTGCGGGAGCTGCGGGATGATGGTAAACGGGACGCCGAGGCTCACATGCTCAACGTATCTGAGTGAGTTCTATCCGAATGAGATTACACTTGAGCCGCTTGCAAACTTCCCCATTGTAAGAGACCTTGTTGTGGACCTTACAGACTTCATGGAAAAATTGAAGTCTGTGAAGCCATGGATTATCAGAGAGAATGAAAAGGATGACGAGGATACATCCAAAGAGTATCTCCAGACGCCGTCTGAGATGGATAAGTACTATCAGCAGAGCCTTTGCATCAATTGCACCCTCTGTTATGCTGCCTGTCCGGCATACGGGCTCCATCCTGACTTTATTGGTCCGGCCGTAATTGCCCTGACATACCGCTACAATAATGACTCAAGGGATCAGGGTATTCTCGAGAGAAGGAAGGTCGTGGCAGCAGAGAGTGGTGTATGGAAGTGTCCGGTGGTAGGCGATTGCACAGAGGTGTGTCCAAAGCACGTTGATCCCTCGGCAGCGATCCAGAGGACAAAGGTAAACTCAGCAGTAGGCTGGTTTTTTTCAAGGTTACAGGGAAAGAAGTAA
- the gcvPB gene encoding aminomethyl-transferring glycine dehydrogenase subunit GcvPB: MSEQLIFKKGAPGRRAYSLPALDVRESELQSLLPKELIKDTPVGLPEVSEIELIRHFTNLSRLNYGVDLGFYPLGSCTMKYNPKVNEEAAKTPGLINAHPLQPEELSQGALRMMYELEGLLKEIGGVDSVSLQPVAGAHGELTGLLVIRAYHEAHGNPRHKVIIPDSAHGTNPASAALVGYEAVVIKSSKEGLVDVEELKKVLDTETAAVMLTNPNTLGLFEKDIAEISGLVHDAGALMYMDGANLNALLGIVRPGDMGFDVVHFNLHKTFSTPHGGGGPGAGPIGVSEKLTPFIPVPTVEKDGDRYYLDYNRPQSVGTVHSFYGNFGVLVRAYAYIKRMGAKGLKEVSENAVLNANYIKKRLKDYYYIPNNVPCMHECVFSAKYQKAKGVHSWDVAKRLQDYGFHPPTVNFPLIVEEAIMIEPTETEPRETLDSFCDAMISIAKEAEDNPELVKGAPHTKIVRRLDEAMAVKKPNLRWIKQK; encoded by the coding sequence ATGTCAGAACAACTCATATTTAAAAAAGGCGCACCGGGCCGCAGGGCATATTCCCTGCCTGCGCTGGATGTGCGTGAATCAGAACTGCAGAGTCTGCTTCCAAAAGAATTGATTAAGGATACGCCGGTTGGCTTGCCTGAAGTGAGTGAAATTGAGTTGATTCGTCATTTCACAAATCTCTCAAGGTTAAACTACGGTGTTGACCTTGGCTTCTACCCGCTCGGCTCCTGCACAATGAAATATAATCCCAAGGTGAATGAAGAGGCGGCGAAGACACCGGGTCTTATTAATGCACATCCGCTTCAGCCTGAGGAGTTGTCTCAGGGGGCTCTTAGGATGATGTATGAGTTGGAGGGATTGCTCAAAGAGATAGGCGGTGTTGACAGTGTCTCTCTACAACCTGTAGCCGGCGCTCATGGTGAGCTAACTGGTCTGCTCGTTATAAGGGCTTATCATGAGGCCCACGGGAATCCAAGGCACAAGGTCATAATCCCTGATTCTGCCCACGGGACAAACCCTGCGAGTGCGGCCCTTGTCGGTTATGAGGCGGTTGTAATAAAATCGAGTAAGGAAGGGCTTGTTGATGTCGAAGAGTTGAAGAAGGTCCTTGATACAGAGACTGCAGCAGTGATGCTGACGAATCCGAATACTCTGGGCCTTTTTGAAAAGGATATTGCGGAAATATCAGGGCTGGTCCATGACGCCGGCGCCCTTATGTATATGGATGGCGCTAACCTTAATGCCTTGCTTGGAATTGTTAGGCCGGGTGATATGGGATTTGATGTCGTACACTTCAACCTTCACAAGACCTTTTCTACTCCACATGGCGGCGGAGGCCCTGGCGCCGGTCCGATCGGTGTTTCAGAGAAACTGACACCCTTCATACCTGTACCGACAGTGGAAAAGGATGGCGACAGATATTACCTGGACTATAACCGGCCGCAGAGTGTTGGGACTGTTCACTCTTTCTATGGAAACTTCGGAGTACTTGTCAGGGCATATGCCTATATTAAAAGAATGGGCGCCAAAGGGCTGAAAGAGGTCAGCGAAAATGCGGTTCTTAATGCCAACTATATCAAGAAGCGACTGAAGGATTATTACTATATACCCAACAATGTCCCATGCATGCACGAGTGCGTCTTTTCAGCAAAATATCAAAAGGCTAAGGGCGTCCACTCATGGGACGTGGCCAAGCGGCTTCAGGATTACGGATTCCATCCTCCTACTGTAAACTTCCCCCTTATCGTTGAAGAGGCGATTATGATTGAGCCTACTGAGACTGAGCCGAGGGAGACACTCGACTCATTTTGTGATGCAATGATATCTATTGCGAAAGAGGCTGAAGACAATCCTGAGTTGGTAAAGGGCGCCCCGCATACGAAGATAGTCAGGCGTCTTGATGAGGCCATGGCAGTAAAAAAGCCGAACCTGCGCTGGATAAAGCAAAAGTAG
- a CDS encoding fumarate reductase subunit D: MGLNNAIKSLEPLWWSLFGLGGAIAAFLLPAHIIIQGILIPAGVFPQDLLGYDRVAALISHPIVKIYFLAIICFPLYHAAHRIRMTLEDLRIHWLEAILPLLCYGGATALSIAALIIILRQRP; this comes from the coding sequence ATGGGCTTAAACAACGCAATCAAATCACTTGAACCGCTCTGGTGGTCGCTGTTTGGTCTCGGCGGCGCAATAGCCGCATTCCTCCTCCCTGCACACATCATCATCCAGGGAATCCTGATACCTGCCGGTGTATTCCCGCAGGATCTGCTTGGTTATGACAGGGTAGCTGCACTCATAAGCCACCCGATAGTAAAGATCTACTTCCTCGCAATTATTTGCTTCCCCCTGTATCACGCAGCGCACAGAATCCGCATGACTCTCGAAGACCTGCGGATACACTGGCTCGAGGCCATCCTCCCCCTTTTATGCTACGGAGGCGCAACAGCCCTCAGCATAGCAGCCCTCATCATCATTCTCAGACAGCGTCCTTAA
- a CDS encoding IS1182 family transposase, giving the protein MLKSRGRQGSFFDTDYICEQLIPPDSFYRKFREIVRPLIKDDHFKEMYCNDNGRPPISPSLLAMATILQFHKNLSDREMERACMYDIEIKYALGLRLDERPFDHSSLGDFRKRLLENGREKEIFDRLLSHLVAQRLIEKNEIQRIDATHVIANIAVPTMVQLVKKSIFEILKPLKGRYKEAYQRIATEIDVQEYTRESVNSEGPGRPDPEKKRRKLVEVVGDARTVLRHTRAIGDMDIRRKKKMLRRILQENIEKGEDGDPKEKPHKEKPKDMMVSPIDLDARCGRKSATKKFIGYKANVTETVESRFITNIVAMPGNRHDGRTAVEAVTEQKKSGLIPIKVIGDTAYGEGLIRKQIKEHGSEMVAPLCVIRSPWARAVYPKSMFKYDEKRQTVTCPQGVTTRESSREYKKELTIFHFPMSKCNKCPVQSKCTNAAEGRRTVSISKVNTELREAEVYNQTRQFKEDMRLRPPIEGKLSELIRYHGLRRALYRGLKKWACNATSRQRR; this is encoded by the coding sequence ATGCTCAAATCTCGAGGCAGGCAAGGCAGCTTTTTCGACACGGATTATATCTGCGAACAACTGATTCCTCCTGATAGTTTCTACAGGAAATTCCGCGAGATTGTTCGGCCTCTCATAAAAGATGATCACTTCAAGGAAATGTACTGCAATGATAACGGCCGGCCTCCGATATCCCCGTCTCTGCTTGCAATGGCCACCATCCTCCAGTTCCACAAGAACCTCTCAGACCGGGAGATGGAGCGGGCCTGCATGTACGATATCGAGATTAAATACGCCCTCGGCTTAAGGCTTGACGAGAGGCCGTTTGATCACTCCTCTCTGGGAGATTTCAGGAAGCGGCTCCTTGAGAACGGAAGGGAGAAAGAGATATTCGACCGGCTGCTATCTCATCTTGTAGCGCAGAGGCTCATAGAGAAAAACGAAATCCAGAGGATAGATGCCACTCACGTTATTGCGAATATCGCTGTGCCGACGATGGTGCAGCTTGTAAAGAAGAGCATCTTCGAGATATTGAAGCCTTTAAAAGGCAGATACAAGGAGGCTTATCAGAGGATCGCTACCGAGATCGACGTGCAGGAATACACGAGGGAATCGGTCAACAGCGAAGGCCCGGGTCGGCCGGACCCTGAGAAGAAGAGGCGGAAACTGGTCGAGGTCGTAGGTGATGCCCGTACCGTCCTCCGGCACACGAGGGCCATCGGGGACATGGATATAAGAAGAAAGAAGAAGATGCTCCGGCGCATCCTCCAGGAGAACATCGAAAAAGGGGAGGATGGCGATCCGAAGGAGAAGCCTCATAAAGAAAAGCCCAAAGACATGATGGTCTCTCCAATCGATCTCGACGCAAGGTGCGGCCGCAAGTCCGCGACAAAGAAGTTCATCGGCTATAAGGCAAATGTCACCGAAACCGTGGAGAGCCGTTTCATTACAAATATAGTTGCCATGCCAGGCAATCGGCATGACGGGAGGACTGCGGTTGAGGCTGTCACAGAGCAGAAGAAGTCTGGTCTTATTCCGATAAAAGTAATCGGAGATACGGCATACGGGGAGGGGTTGATCCGAAAGCAGATAAAAGAGCACGGTAGCGAGATGGTCGCTCCGCTCTGCGTGATACGCAGTCCGTGGGCGCGGGCTGTCTATCCGAAGAGCATGTTCAAATATGATGAAAAAAGACAGACTGTCACCTGTCCTCAGGGAGTAACGACAAGGGAAAGCTCCCGTGAATACAAAAAGGAACTAACGATATTCCATTTCCCAATGAGCAAGTGCAACAAGTGTCCTGTGCAAAGCAAATGCACGAATGCCGCTGAAGGCAGGCGAACGGTCAGTATCAGCAAAGTGAACACAGAATTGCGTGAGGCTGAGGTATATAACCAAACCCGGCAGTTCAAAGAAGATATGAGATTAAGGCCGCCGATAGAAGGAAAGCTCTCGGAACTGATACGATATCACGGATTACGAAGGGCACTATACAGAGGCTTGAAAAAATGGGCCTGCAATGCTACTTCACGGCAGCGGCGGTGA
- a CDS encoding fumarate reductase subunit C, translating to MKVQTNPISEPTRTYRRPIPCTWWMKKGSYFIFMMRELSSVFVALYSIFLIIQFCAISEGPEKYNAVLSVFQSWWMILIHVVIGAFVLLHMVTWFRISGRIFGARPLTPGMVTVANYIVWAVVSIVILYFLALY from the coding sequence ATGAAGGTACAGACAAATCCAATATCAGAGCCGACCAGGACATACAGACGTCCCATCCCATGCACATGGTGGATGAAGAAGGGTTCCTACTTCATCTTCATGATGCGAGAGCTGAGCAGCGTCTTTGTTGCGCTATACTCGATATTCCTGATTATCCAATTCTGTGCAATATCAGAAGGGCCGGAGAAGTACAATGCAGTGCTTTCTGTATTCCAATCATGGTGGATGATACTGATTCACGTCGTAATCGGGGCATTTGTACTTCTGCACATGGTCACATGGTTCAGGATCTCAGGACGTATCTTCGGCGCCAGGCCACTGACTCCGGGTATGGTTACTGTGGCAAATTATATAGTATGGGCTGTAGTATCTATCGTGATTTTATATTTTTTGGCATTATACTGA
- a CDS encoding YjbQ family protein — protein sequence MIKILAIKSKKQIELIDITNEVRRVINDLGVREGICTIFVPHTTAGITINEGADPDVMRDFIDKLDDLIPLESGYMHAEGNSAAHIKTSIVGSSVHIMIDKGEPALGTWQSIFFCEFDGPRERKAQVKVIEG from the coding sequence ATGATTAAAATTCTTGCGATAAAATCAAAAAAGCAGATAGAACTAATTGACATAACCAATGAGGTTAGAAGAGTGATTAATGACCTTGGCGTAAGAGAAGGCATATGCACCATATTCGTTCCTCATACTACTGCTGGAATAACAATAAATGAAGGGGCGGATCCGGACGTTATGAGGGACTTTATTGATAAGCTTGATGATTTAATACCGCTGGAGAGCGGTTATATGCATGCTGAAGGCAACTCTGCAGCTCACATAAAGACAAGTATAGTTGGCTCTTCGGTACATATAATGATTGATAAGGGCGAGCCGGCCCTTGGCACATGGCAATCAATATTCTTCTGTGAGTTCGATGGGCCAAGAGAGCGCAAGGCACAGGTAAAGGTCATAGAAGGATAA
- a CDS encoding FAD-binding protein: MEVFTHDILIVGGGGAGLRAAIEIAKSNPSLKTAVVSKVYPMRSHTVAAEGGCAAVLKEDDTYDLHAYDTIKGSDYLADQDAVEAFVRDATKEVIQVERWGCPWNREDNGRIAVRWFGGMSRKRTLHAADKTGFHLLHALFQTSLKYDVIKRYDEWFASALLVDDGRVGGLLAYDIRQGEFHILTAKAIILCTGGVGRIFYFSSNAGIKTGDGAAMAYRAGTPLKDMEFIQFHPSGLIKTGILITEAARGEGGYLFNNKGERFMEKYAPTKMELAPRDIVSRSIIQEIRAGRGFDGPYGSYIHLDLRHLGEAKIEEKLPMVRELCIDFAGMDPVHAPIAIRPTMHYTMGGVHTDKDGKTQIDGLYAAGEGGCVSIHGGNRLGSNSLAEIMVFGARAGRSAADYVAKARPSTSDKLKSLAKQELERIEKRYIKKNSGKERIGAILSDLRKTMDEKVGIYRKEEELKDAVQAVRKLKERFNNIRLTQQSRVFNTELVNAMELDNMLDVAEVVALGALNRKESRGGHAREDYPDRDDNNFLHHSLAYQTPQGPRMEKLPVTITKWTPEERKY, from the coding sequence ATGGAAGTCTTTACACATGACATACTGATAGTTGGCGGCGGAGGCGCAGGTCTGCGCGCCGCAATAGAAATTGCCAAGTCTAATCCATCCTTAAAAACAGCGGTTGTTTCCAAGGTCTATCCCATGCGCAGCCACACCGTTGCAGCAGAAGGCGGTTGTGCGGCGGTACTGAAAGAGGATGACACCTATGATCTTCACGCATATGACACTATCAAGGGGAGTGACTACCTTGCAGACCAGGATGCTGTTGAGGCATTTGTACGTGATGCGACAAAAGAGGTTATCCAGGTAGAGCGCTGGGGATGTCCGTGGAACCGCGAGGATAACGGCCGTATCGCAGTCCGCTGGTTTGGCGGGATGAGCAGGAAGCGCACACTTCATGCTGCGGATAAGACAGGCTTCCATCTCCTTCACGCACTGTTTCAGACCTCTCTTAAATATGATGTAATAAAAAGATACGACGAGTGGTTTGCCTCTGCCTTACTTGTTGATGACGGGAGGGTTGGCGGACTGCTGGCATATGACATAAGGCAGGGAGAATTTCACATCCTGACTGCAAAGGCGATCATCCTTTGTACAGGCGGTGTTGGAAGGATCTTTTACTTCTCGAGCAATGCCGGGATCAAGACTGGTGATGGTGCGGCCATGGCATACCGCGCCGGGACCCCGCTAAAGGACATGGAGTTTATACAGTTCCATCCGTCAGGTCTGATCAAGACAGGAATCCTGATTACCGAGGCTGCACGCGGCGAGGGCGGTTATCTGTTCAATAACAAAGGCGAGCGGTTCATGGAGAAATATGCGCCTACGAAGATGGAGCTTGCCCCGCGTGATATCGTCTCCCGTTCAATAATACAGGAGATCAGGGCAGGCCGCGGATTTGACGGGCCGTATGGTTCTTACATACACCTTGATTTAAGACACCTTGGTGAGGCCAAGATAGAGGAAAAACTTCCTATGGTGCGGGAGCTTTGCATAGACTTTGCCGGTATGGACCCTGTGCATGCGCCTATTGCAATCAGGCCCACCATGCATTACACAATGGGCGGCGTTCATACAGACAAGGACGGCAAGACCCAGATTGACGGTCTTTATGCTGCAGGCGAAGGGGGCTGTGTCAGCATCCACGGCGGCAACAGGCTTGGTTCAAATTCCTTAGCTGAGATCATGGTCTTTGGCGCAAGGGCAGGGAGGTCGGCGGCAGATTATGTTGCTAAGGCAAGGCCTTCCACATCAGATAAATTAAAGTCTCTGGCAAAGCAGGAGTTGGAAAGGATTGAGAAGCGATATATAAAGAAAAATAGCGGAAAAGAGCGTATAGGCGCCATATTGTCTGACTTGCGTAAGACAATGGATGAAAAGGTTGGTATATACAGAAAAGAAGAGGAACTCAAAGATGCGGTGCAGGCTGTCCGTAAGTTAAAAGAGCGTTTTAATAATATACGTCTCACACAGCAGAGCAGGGTATTTAATACAGAACTGGTTAATGCCATGGAGCTTGATAATATGCTGGATGTTGCAGAAGTCGTTGCGCTCGGGGCGCTCAACAGAAAAGAGTCCCGTGGAGGACATGCGAGGGAGGATTATCCAGACCGTGATGACAATAATTTCCTCCATCACTCGCTCGCATATCAGACACCGCAGGGCCCAAGGATGGAGAAATTACCGGTTACAATTACAAAGTGGACGCCGGAAGAGCGGAAATATTAG
- a CDS encoding DUF2778 domain-containing protein, protein MRYSQYFNKKKKLKGHLWQGRFFSCILDEKHVYASVRYVDSVGKPLTETNLYLYTGNNPINRIDPLGLYWEYSQSIHQLTYVDNQTGNRTTLGSNGIYSGNGSGLNNPAMQNVPYVGPIPQGIYDIGPAYNHPVLGPATLNLYPRPGTTTYSRDAFRIHGDNSRDNQSASKGCIVAPRNNRNQINSSGDNELRVVP, encoded by the coding sequence ATGAGATACTCTCAATATTTTAATAAAAAGAAAAAACTAAAGGGACACTTATGGCAGGGCCGGTTCTTTTCGTGTATCCTTGATGAGAAGCATGTTTATGCATCCGTCAGATACGTGGATAGTGTCGGAAAACCCCTCACGGAGACCAATCTATACCTTTACACCGGCAATAATCCCATAAATCGAATCGATCCTCTTGGACTATATTGGGAGTATTCTCAATCTATCCATCAGTTAACATATGTAGATAACCAAACGGGAAATAGAACCACTCTTGGCAGCAATGGTATTTATTCGGGCAATGGATCTGGCTTGAATAACCCTGCGATGCAGAACGTTCCTTACGTTGGCCCGATACCACAAGGTATTTATGATATTGGTCCAGCATATAATCATCCAGTTCTCGGACCTGCCACGCTTAATTTATATCCAAGACCTGGAACAACTACTTATAGTAGGGACGCCTTCCGGATTCATGGCGATAACAGCCGAGATAACCAAAGTGCCTCAAAGGGGTGCATCGTCGCCCCTCGAAATAATAGAAATCAAATAAACAGTAGTGGAGATAATGAATTGAGGGTTGTACCATGA